A stretch of DNA from Candidatus Pseudomonas phytovorans:
TCATCGGTCTTGCGGCGTTGGGCGCTATTACCACAAGTACCGGACAGCCGTGGCTAATCGGTTCTTTCGGGGCGAGCGGCGTGCTGCTGTTCGCATACCCGGAAGGGCCGTTTTCCCAAGTACGCAACGTGATTGGGGGGCACTGTTTGACGTCTTTGGTCGCACTGGTCTGCTTGCAGGTGTTCGGGCCAGGCCTTTTGGCCATGGCATTCGCAGGCGCACTAGCGACAGTGTTGATGGTGCTGACGCGCACTGTTCACCCGCCGGCAGGAGGCAATCCGGTGATCGTGTTCATGACGCAGCCTGGTTGGTCGTTCTTGCTGGTGCCAACGTTGGGTGGGGCCTGTCTGCTGATGCTGACAGCCTGGATCTACTGGAAAATTGTTCGATGGCTGACCCTGCGGTCTGAGGGCGCATCGCTCGCTAAACCCCCGGAACCGCTGGCCTGACGCTCCTGCCGGAGGGCGCGAAGCTGATTCGCGCCCTCCGGGGGGGCACCTGCACAGCGACTGCCTCAAAAGTGCGCAGTGGCCGGCAACGTGATCACCGCTGATACTCAGGCGGGTACGCCAAGGATGATGTGGGACGCCTTGATGACCGCCGTGGCGCTGACACCTGGCGCCAGACCCAGTTCGGCGACCGCCTCGCGGGTAACGATCGAGTAAACCTCGGTACCGCCAGCCAGCGCGATCACCACTTCGGCGTTGACGGCGCCGTCGGTGACACTGAGCACCTTGCCTTCGAGGCAGTTGCGGGCGGAGAGACGAATGTCACTGGATTCGGTCATCAGCACCACCCAAGGGGCTTTGATGAGGGCAATCGCCTCTTTGCCGACAGCAATCCCCAGGTTATGGATACTTTCCCTCGTCACCACCGCAACCAGTTGCTCACCGCCCGGCAGGGCCAACACCACTTCCGCATTCACCGCGCCTTCCTGAACCTGACTGACTTGACCCTTGAATACATTGCGCGCACTGACTTTCATGGACCCTCACTTCCTGACTTTGTGGTTAGGTTTTAGACGCATGATGCAAATTAGCGTTGTGTATTAGCAACCATAACGTTTGGGTACGTTTGGGTGACCCATAAGCCTATTTGTCCCGGGCGTCCAAGTTCATCGAGCGGGCCGCCCATTGCTCTGCTGTCTTTAAATCTACAGGTAGCGAGAAGCGAAAGGTCGCACCACGTGCCGGCACATCGATCAGTTGGATGTCGCAGCCATGCAGTTGCAAAATCCGATGCACAATACGTAACCCCAAGCCACCATCGCGACGTGAGCCACCGATGTTGAAGGGGCGCAAGAACAGACCGTCGCGCAGTTCTTCGGCGATACCTGGCCCGGTATCGCTGACGGTGACTTCGATGAGCGCGCCTTGAAGCTGCAAGCTTAGTTCGATTTCTCCACATTCAGGTGTATGGCGCAGGGCGTTGTCAAAAAGGTTGGTCAGCACCCGCTCGATCAACCCCAGGTCGGCGCAGGCCGTTGAAACGTTGGGGGCGAAGCTGGCGTTGAGTTTGACCCGGCGGGCCTCGGCTGTCAGCTCGAACTTCTGGAAGATGTCTTGCACCAGATCGGTCAGAGAAAAGCGCTCCAGCACAGGTTGCACAAACCCATGCTCCAGTCGCACCAGTTCCAGTAAAGATTGCGCCAGTCCGCCGACTTTGCGGCTTTGATCCAGTGCAATCCCCAGATAGCGACGCCTGTCCGCCTCAGATAAGGTCGCATCCTTGAATGAAAGAGTCTCCAGGTAACCGTGCAGTGACGCCAGCGGCGTGCGCAGGTCGTGGGAAATATTGGCCACCAGTTCACGGCGCTCCTGATCCTGGCGGGTCAATGAATTCCACTGAGTACTCAAGCGGGCTTGCATCTGCCGGAAGGCGGCGTCGAGCAAGGCAATTTCATCTTCGCTGGCGATTTTCTCCAGAGTGGCTGGTATCACTGGCGCAGCCGGAATCCCGTCGATGTCGAACCGGGCAACGGTTTCTGTCAAACGTCGTAGCGGACGGGTTATCAAGGCAAAAGCTGTCAAGCCGGCAATCAGACACAGCAGCGCTACAAGGCTTATAGACCAAAGGGCCGTACTGAGCGCGGCACTTGTGGCACCGCGTTCGGCGAAACGGTCGTGCTCTTCGCTGAGCAATACCACGTAGAGATATCCTGCCGGTTTGCCATTGACCGTCAGAGGGGCGGCGCTGAACACCTTGCGACCGTCGTCGCTGCGCGGGTCATCACCGAGAATCGGCAAAGCATCGCCTTTGAGCAAGCGCTGAACGGGTGCCAGATCCACGTGCTCCCGGTGGATCCGGCCTTCCGGCGAGGCGCTGCCGACAATTCGCCCATCAGTATCGAGCAGATAAACCTCAACGCTGGGGTTGACCAGCATCAACTGGCTGAACAAATCGCGCACAGCGCTCGGCATCAGTCCCTTGGAGTCCATCAATACGGTATCCCGGGCGATGTGGTGAGCCAAATCCCGCGACAGGCCTTGCACCACTTCCAGTTCATGCATCCGGTTCGCGCGAACCTGCATCCACACCGAAGTACCACAGCAAATCAGCAGAAGAAGGGCAAACACCAATGACAGGCGTTTAGTAAGGGTCAACCTCATGACGGCTCCTGCGCGGCAGCGAATTTGTAGCCGCGGCCCCAGACCGTGAGGATGCGTGCCGGCTGGGCAGGGTCGGTCTCTATCTTTGCCCGCAGGCGGTTGATGTGGGTATTGACCGTGTGTTCATAACCTTCATGGCTGTATCCCCACACCGCATTGAGCAAGTCCATGCGTGAGAACACTTTGCCAGGCTGCCGTGCAAAGAAGTACAGCAGATCGAATTCTCGTGGTGTGAGGTCAAGGCGCCGACCGGTCAGGGTGACATCGCGGGTGATTGGATCGATGGTCAGCCCATTCGACGTCAGGCTGCCGGCATCCATTTTCAGATTGCGAGCCATGGCATCAACGCGTCTTAGCAAGGCCTTGACCCGTGCCACCAGCTCAAGCATGGAAAATGGTTTGGCCATGTAGTCGTCGGCGCCCAGTTCGAGTCCGAGAACCCGGTGCAGTTCGCTGGAGCGCGCGCTGGTAATGATGATGGGCGTATAGCGGGCCATGGAGCGAGCCCTGCGGCAGATTTCCAGGCCGTCCACACCGGGCAGCATCAGGTCGAGGATCAATGCATCCCAACCACCTTGCTGCAGAAGGCGTATGCCTTGATCTCCATCAGCGCAATGCACCACCTCAAACTGCTCAGCACGCAGATGCAGGCAGATAAGGTCAGCGATATGCAGGTCGTCTTCGACCACCAAGATGCGTTTTGGCTGTTCCATCAAATTCGATCCGTTAATGGCGTGGAACCATTGTGCGGTTTTTTCGATGATTGAGTTATCACGAATTGTTTAACTGCGCGCGAGGATTTGGCGATCAATCCTGGCCCAGGCTGTGCTCCATGTCAGGCGCCTGGACTCATTCGGAGAAGACCATGTTTTCACGACGCACATTTATAGCGTGCAGCGGCTTGGGAGCAATCGCCCTAACAGCAGGGGTGTCGTCAATCATTTCCATGAAGCGCACATTGCTCAGCGATGCTGACGCGGCAGAACGGTTCGAGGTGACTCACAGTGACGAGGAGTGGCGGGCCATTCTCAGCGCCGAGCAGTATCAGGTGCTGCGCAGGGAAGCTACGGAACGCCCTTACAGCAGCCCGCTGAGTGACGAACACCGGGACGGGATTTTTGCCTGCGCCGGATGCGACCTGGCACTGTTTTCT
This window harbors:
- a CDS encoding HPP family protein, translating into MTSSTTKAGQAPGPIRRIRALPMLWIGLGAFIGLAALGAITTSTGQPWLIGSFGASGVLLFAYPEGPFSQVRNVIGGHCLTSLVALVCLQVFGPGLLAMAFAGALATVLMVLTRTVHPPAGGNPVIVFMTQPGWSFLLVPTLGGACLLMLTAWIYWKIVRWLTLRSEGASLAKPPEPLA
- a CDS encoding TOBE domain-containing protein, which translates into the protein MKVSARNVFKGQVSQVQEGAVNAEVVLALPGGEQLVAVVTRESIHNLGIAVGKEAIALIKAPWVVLMTESSDIRLSARNCLEGKVLSVTDGAVNAEVVIALAGGTEVYSIVTREAVAELGLAPGVSATAVIKASHIILGVPA
- a CDS encoding HAMP domain-containing sensor histidine kinase, with the translated sequence MRLTLTKRLSLVFALLLLICCGTSVWMQVRANRMHELEVVQGLSRDLAHHIARDTVLMDSKGLMPSAVRDLFSQLMLVNPSVEVYLLDTDGRIVGSASPEGRIHREHVDLAPVQRLLKGDALPILGDDPRSDDGRKVFSAAPLTVNGKPAGYLYVVLLSEEHDRFAERGATSAALSTALWSISLVALLCLIAGLTAFALITRPLRRLTETVARFDIDGIPAAPVIPATLEKIASEDEIALLDAAFRQMQARLSTQWNSLTRQDQERRELVANISHDLRTPLASLHGYLETLSFKDATLSEADRRRYLGIALDQSRKVGGLAQSLLELVRLEHGFVQPVLERFSLTDLVQDIFQKFELTAEARRVKLNASFAPNVSTACADLGLIERVLTNLFDNALRHTPECGEIELSLQLQGALIEVTVSDTGPGIAEELRDGLFLRPFNIGGSRRDGGLGLRIVHRILQLHGCDIQLIDVPARGATFRFSLPVDLKTAEQWAARSMNLDARDK
- a CDS encoding response regulator transcription factor, translated to MEQPKRILVVEDDLHIADLICLHLRAEQFEVVHCADGDQGIRLLQQGGWDALILDLMLPGVDGLEICRRARSMARYTPIIITSARSSELHRVLGLELGADDYMAKPFSMLELVARVKALLRRVDAMARNLKMDAGSLTSNGLTIDPITRDVTLTGRRLDLTPREFDLLYFFARQPGKVFSRMDLLNAVWGYSHEGYEHTVNTHINRLRAKIETDPAQPARILTVWGRGYKFAAAQEPS
- the msrB gene encoding peptide-methionine (R)-S-oxide reductase MsrB, with translation MFSRRTFIACSGLGAIALTAGVSSIISMKRTLLSDADAAERFEVTHSDEEWRAILSAEQYQVLRREATERPYSSPLSDEHRDGIFACAGCDLALFSSTTKFDSHTGWPSFWAPLDAAVASRQDRSMGFVREEIHCRRCGGHLGHVFDDGPKPTGLRYCMNGLALTFKPKSA